From Carnobacterium alterfunditum DSM 5972:
CTTTTAATTTAACTTGATTATATATATATTGCAAGACTTCGACTTGTCTTGATTCCGGATTTTTACCCATGATAGATACAAACACCTCGTTTCTTTTTTTATCATTTTAAGATTACCATATATGGCACAACAAATCAAACAAACGTTCGTAGCTAAAGATGATAAAAGAATGTTTTTTTTAAAGAAGTTTGTTATAGTTGAACAAGAAAATAAAAATAATGTTGGAGTGATTAAATGTTGCCAAAAGAACAAATTGAAAGAATAAATGCTTTAGCTAATAAATCGAAAACAAAAGGCTTAACTATACAAGAACAAGTGGAACAAAAGAAATTGAGAGATGCTTACATTGAAGCCTTTAGGGGTGGAATGAAAAAAACAATTGAGGGTGTAAAAATAGTCGATGAAGAAGGTACTGATGTAACTCCGGAAAAATTGAAAGAAATACAAAAAAATAAAGGCCTACATGGGAGATAAAAAAGTTGTTCGTCAGTGTGGTGAGCAACAAATTATCCCAATTAGTACCATTCGCTCCGTGAAAGCGTTGCACTTGGAGTGAAATAATAGTAAACTAATAGGGTACTATAAGATAGTTCAAATTGAAAGGATGATTTTTTTGTTTGATAACGTAGACCAATTAGCAGTAAATACAATAAGAACACTAAGTATGGATGGCATACAAAAAGCCAACTCCGGACACCCAGGTTTACCTATGGGAGCTGCTCCAATGGCTTACACATTGTGGACAAAACAATTAAAAGTGAATCCAAAAAGCTCAAAATGGTTCGATCGTGACCGTTTTGTATTATCAGCTGGACATGGTTCAATGTTATTATACAGCTTGTTACACTTAGCTGGATATGACGTTAAAATAGATGATTTAAAACAATTTCGTCAATGGAACAGTAAAACACCTGGACATCCAGAAGTTAATCATACTGATGGAGTAGAAGCGACAACTGGCCCCTTAGGACAAGGAATCGCAAATGCTGTAGGTATGGCTATGGCAGAAGCTCATTTAGCTGCTACTTATAATAAAAAGGGACACTCAATTGTTGATCACCATACATATGCTTTGTGTGGAGATGGCGATTTAATGGAAGGCGTTTCAGCTGAAGCTGCTAGTTTAGCTGCTCATTTGGGACTTGGAAAATTGGTTGTTCTGTATGATTCAAATGACATCTCTTTAGATGGACCAACATCTAAATCCTTCACTGAAAATGTAGGAAAACGTTTTGAAGCTTATGGTTGGCAACATATTCTTGTAAAAGATGGCAATGATCTAGATGAGATCAACACAGCCATTGAAGCTGCAAAAACTGAAACAGAAAAACCTACTTTGATCGAAGTTAAAACTATTATTGGATTTGGTGCTCCTAATGCGGGAACACATAAAGTTCATGGTGCACCACTTGGAGCAGAAGGAATTGAAGCTGCTAAAAAAGCATACGGATGGGAAGGCGAAGATTTCTTTGTTCCTACTGAAGTAGCTGACCGTTTTAAAGAAACAATGATCGAAAAAGGCGCTAAAGCTGAAGAAGAATGGAAAGCAGCTTTTGAAGCTTACCGTACTGATTATCCAGCACTAGCAGAACAATTTGAATTAGCTTTAAGCAATGAATTACCAGCTGATTGGGATGCTGAATTACCATCTTATGATGTTGAAGATAATGCATTAGCTTCTCGTGTTACAGGTAGCCAAGCGTTGAATGCTATCGCTAAAAAAGTTCCTTATTTCTGGGGCGGATCTGCCGATTTATCTTCATCTAATAATACAATGATAGCAGACGTTAAAGATTTTAAAGCTGGCCAATATGAGGGAAGAAATATTTGGTATGGCGTTCGCGAATTTGGTATGGCAGCTGCTATGAACGGAATCGTCTTGCATGGTGGTACTAGAACTTATGCTGGGACATTCTTCGTATTTACTGATTACCTGCGTGCTGCCGTTCGTTTAGCAGCTATTTCTAATTTGCCTGTAACCTATGTGTTCACACATGATTCAGTTGCAGTTGGGGAAGATGGTCCTACTCATGAACCAGTTGAACAATTATCTAGTTTACGTGGTATGCCTAACCTATCGATCATCCGTCCAGCAGATGGAAATGAAGTTGTCGCTGCTTGGGAATTAGCCGTAACATCAAATGATCACCCAACAATGTTAGTCTTATCTCGTCAAAACTTACCTGTACTGCCGGGAACTAAAACTGGAGCGCGTACGAATGTTGCTAAGGGAGCCTATGTTATTTCAGCTCAAGCTGGCGAAAAACCAGAAGGTATTTTATTGGCATCTGGTTCAGAAGTTGCTTTAGCTATTGAAGCTCAAAAAGCTTTGAAAGAAAGCGGACAAGATGTTTCAGTTGTTTCGGTCCCAAGTTTTGATCTATTCGAAAAACAAGATCCAGCATACAAAGAAAGTGTTTTACCAAAAGAAATTCGTAAACGTGTGTCTATTGAAATGGGAGCGACATTTGGCTGGGAGCGTTATGTTGGCCTAGATGGAGCTACAATAGGTATCGATAAATATGGTGCAAGTGCACCCGGAGCAACCGTTATTAAAAATTATGGTTTTACAGTCGAAAATGTCGTAGAAACATTTAATAACTTATAAAATAGGGCCCTGTAAGTTGAAATTTTTACTTACAGGGCTTTCTTTTGTTTATATTTGTCATGAATTATGACTTTTTAGTGTAAGAAATAGAATTTTAGTTTATTTTTTTACTATTATTTAGTACAATTAAGTCTTGAGAGGTTTGAAAGGAGTGAATAAAAAATGAATTTAGGTCTTGCTATTTTTTTAATTATTTTAGCTTTGGTTGGTGGAGCTGTCGGTGGATTCTTCATCGCTAGAAGATACATGATGGATTATTTCAAAAAAAATCCACCTGTTGACGAAAATATGTTGCGTATGTTAATGATGCAAATGGGACAAAAACCATCAGAGAAGAAAATTAAACAAATGATGTCGTCAATGAAAACACAAACGACAAAAACGAATAAAAAAAAATAAGCGTACATCAAAGCTTATGATAAAAAATTGTGAGCAGGTGATTATCTGCTCGCAATTTTTTGGTTAAATAGGAGCAATCAAAGAAGTGGGGAAAAGATAAAAAAAGATCAAAAATCAGCTTTTTTAAAACAATAGATGAAAGCGCTTGTTAATGAAGACACAGCTATAAGGACTGCAGATGTAGTGTTAGCTGGAAATTGTCCTTGATTGCTTTAATTCAATTGTTATATCTCTTGTTTTAGATTTTAAGCTGTGCCAACAGTCCAAAAGAAAATAAGTGGCAATTTTAGTATAAATGATCGAGGCCAATGGAGTATCTTAGAGTTAAAGGATTTAGTAATAAAAAAACAATCCGAAAATTGATATCCACTATGACAGGCGTGGATTATAAAATAAACGTCTCAATTAATAAAAAGAAAGCAAAAGTCGCTAACGACTTTTGCTTTCTTTTTATTTCATATTAGGGTAATCGTACTTAAATGAAGGATCTATTTCTAAATCTAATTGATCAAAGGCTTGTTGAATCTGTTTGTCGATCAAAGCTAAATTTTCTTTTGAAAGTTTAATTTTAGGATCTATATTGATTGGATCACCAAAACGAATCGTTACTTTTTTTCGTTTTAAAATTCCGCCTAACTTCGTAGGTCCTTGATAAACGGCTGGAACGATCGGAACACCGCTTAATTTAGCAATCGTGGCTGCTCCACCTTTTATTTCGTTAGAATGTCTTGTTCCAGTTGGAAAAATCATTAAACTTAAATGTCCGTTCTTCAGGATTTTAACAGGTGTTTTAATAGCACTGGGTCCTGGATTAGCACGATCTACCGGAAAGGCGTTTGCATGTCTAATGAACCAACTTAGGATAGGATTTTGGAACAGCTCTTTTTTTGCCATAAATGTAAATTGTTTAGGACTAGCAGCTATAGCTAAATACACAGGGTCGATCCAAGTTCTATGCGGTGCTACTAAGATATAAGATGTATCAGTTGGCAGCTTGTTACGATTTTCGTAATGTGCATTGCCATTTAAAATAGCTAATAAAAAGCGTAAAGTACCACGTAAAATTTTATAAAACAAATTCATTCAACCTCTCATTAGTTCGTTTTTCTGGAGCATTTTTATAATAATAGTATGATTCATATCTGGTATTTTAGCAAGTTATTTCTGATCTATCAAATACAGAAAAGAAATAAGGAGAAAACTTGCAGGAATGAAACGACATAATCGATTAGGTTTAAAAGAAAAATTTTCTTTTTTAGCTATAATGACGTACAATAGAGAGATAGAAAAAAACGTGCTTTTAAAAAAAAAAATTATAAAAAGCAAGAAAGTAGGGGAATGTTGAATGAAATGGAGTATACCAGAACGCGTTATTGAGCAAGGAAGAGAATATGTTGCAGAAAAACGCGTCCTTTCAGTCAACTCATTTTTAGATAAGAAAATATGGTCTGCCGAAGTTATGGGGAGTGATATTTTTCATGTTGAATTAGATGGTTCTACAAAAGAAGATGATTTTTGTGAATGTCTTTATTGGAAAAATCACGGATACTGTAAACATACAGTTGCTGTTGAGTTGGAGTTGAGAGATAGAAAAATTAGTCGGGTCATGACAGCTGAAAATGCTAAACAAGTTGCTGTTGATTCTCCAAATCCAGGCCAGGAACTAACGGAATCATTTACTCGTATATTTTTGAATGAAAACAGAAAAAAAACGACTGTTTCTAAACAAAAACAGTCATTGAAATTAGAATACAGAGTTGAAATCAAACCAATGACTACAGCGCTCATAAGATCTTCATTTGACGTGTTTGCTCTTAGTCTTAAAGCCGGAATAGATAAGATGTATATCGTAAAAGATTTACCTTTATTTTTAGAAAGCTTTATCAAAAAAGAAACTATTGAGTTGAAATCGGGTCAAGAAATCAATTTTAAAGATATTTCTATTGAACAAGAAGACAGTGAGATTCTGGCAGATTTGTATAAGCAACATAGATCTATCCAATTGATTTCTGGAGAGCATAAAGATGCAAAATCTCTGTTAACAAATAACCGCTATTTGGTCCTAATGACTGCTTTAGCAGAAGAAACTATCCAAAAGCTGCAAGATAGTGGAAATTTACAATTTGCTGCAAAAACAATCACTTATAAGTCAATGATGTTTGTAGAAGAAAAAATGCCTTTTTCTTTTGATATCTCACAAAAAAGCGGCACTGTCACTTTATCTATAACCAGTTTAGCAGATAGTCATTTGAAAGAATACGATTGGTTTGTTTCTGACAATATCGTTTTTAAACCTTCTCTAGAACAGATGCGTGCATATCGTCCGCTGCAACAATTTTTGCAACGGTATGATGGTGATAACATCACCATAGAATCTGCTGACATGCCTGATTTCACTGCGTATGTTATGCCATTGCTTGTGAAAATAGGGAACGTCTCTATTGATGATCAATTGAAAGAATCTTTTGTACAAGAACCCTTACTAACATCTGTTTATTTTGAGTACCATGATGAGGCAGTACACGCCACTGTTGAGTTCAATTATAAATATATGATCCTATCTACAGATCCTTCTAAAAATCAGCTGCCAGAAGAAGGCGTTCAAATTATTAGAGACAGTGAAAAAGAAATGAAAATCATTAATCAACTAACTGGATTTGATTACCACCGAACAGAAACTAATTATACTAAACGAATGGTTCGGGATGATGAATTTTATGCATTATTTACGAAAGAAATTCCAACCTTAGAGTTAGATGCTACGGTTTATGTGGATGACTTGTTAGATAGTATGTTCTTAAACCAGATAGATCCAGAAACGATCATTGATGTGCAAAAGGAAGGGTCTTTTTTAGATGTCCGTTTTGATATCAAAGGAATCACTCCTGAAGAAGTAGATGATGTATTAAAAAGCTTAATGGAAAAAAAAGCTTTTCATAAATTTGATAATGGGACTATTCTTTCATTAGAATCAGAAAGTTTTAAACAGGTTAGTGATGTATTAAACGAATTGAGAGTTACTAAAAAATTTCAAAATGGTGGGATTCAATTACCGAGCTATCGAGGACTTGAGCTAAATGAAAAATTTTCAATGGATGAAAAAACAAAAGGTACGGTTTCAAAAAAATTTAAAAATTTGATCCATGATTTGAATTTTCCAGAAGAGTTTGAAGCCGATGTTCCTAAGTCGTTGAATGCAGAGTTGAGACTTTATCAAAAAACTGGATTTCAATGGTTGAAAATGCTATCTAAATATGGATTTGGCGGCATTCTAGCAGATGATATGGGGCTTGGAAAAACGATTCAGGTGATTACTTATATGTTATCTGAAATTGAGGAAAAAGGGCAAAATGATCCTTTCCTTATCGTTGCTCCAGCTTCGTTGATTTATAATTGGCATTATGAAATTGAAAAGTTTGCACCATCTATTGAAAGTATCGTTATTTCAGGTACAGCAGAAGAAAGAATGCAATTAATTGAAAATGTTAAACCAAATCAGGTTTTGATCACATCATATCCTAGTTTTAGACAAGATGTCATCCACTATAAGCGATTTGCTTTTAGTACATTGATTTTAGATGAATCGCAAATGGTTAAAAATCATAATACCAAGACTTCCCAGGCGTTAAGAGACCTAACTATTAAAAAGCGATTTGCTTTGAGCGGAACACCTATAGAAAATAAAATAGAAGAATTATGGGCTATTTTTCAATTGATCATGCCTGGATTTTTCCCTTCAGTCAAAAAATTTAAAACACTGCCAAATGAACAAATCGCTAAAATGATTCGTCCATTTGTATTGAGACGAATCAAGAAAGATGTTTTAAAAGAATTGCCTGATAAAATTGAAACTAACTTGTACAGTCAAATGACTAAAGAACAAAAAACAGTCTATCTTGCTTACTTACAAAGGATTCAAGAAAGTGTAAACAGCATGAATGGAGCAGAATTTAAAAAGAATAGAATCGAAATTTTGGCTGGTTTAACTCGTTTAAGACAAATTTGTTGTGATCCTAAATTATTTATTGATGATTATGAAGGCGACTCTGGAAAACTTGAACAGCTAAAAGAAACGGTCCAGACTGCGAGAGAAAATGGCAGACGTATTTTGATCTTTTCTCAGTTTACTTCGATGCTTGCAATCATCGAGAAAGAATTAGCTGAACAAAAAGTTGAAACATTCTATTTGAGCGGTCAAACAAAACCAAAAGAACGCATTGAAATGGTCAATCGATTCAATGCAGGAGAAAAAGATGTCTTTCTTATCTCACTTAAGGCTGGTGGCACAGGTTTAAATCTTACAGGTGCGGATATGGTCATTCTTTACGATCTATGGTGGAATCCGGCAGTTGAAGAACAAGCAGCAGGAAGAGCTCATAGGATCGGACAGAAAAAAGTTGTCCAAGTTTTACGGTTAATTGCTGAAGGAACAATTGAAGAGAAAATCGATCAATTACAGCAAGAGAAAAAAGCATTGTTTGATCAGATCATTACTGAAGATGGCTCTATTCAAAAAGAGGCAAGTCAATTATCAGAAGATGATATTCGTGAAATATTGAATATTGGAATGTAATAAGAAATAAAAAACGAAGGTTAGGCTTGATATTTTTAAATATATGGTATACAATTATTCACAGTGCTAATAGCACTAAAAATTATTTCACACTTCAAAGGATGTAAAGGACGGTGCTTGATCAATCAAGTCTCCTTACAGTTGAATTTGAAGGAGGAAAATAAAAAACCAATGGAGGAAATATATCATGGCAGTAATTTCAATGAAACAATTGCTTGAAGCAGGAGTACATTTTGGTCACCAAACACGTCGTTGGAACCCAAAAATGAAACGTTATATCTTTACAGAAAGAAATGGTATCTATATCATCGACTTACAAAAAACAGTTAAGTTAGCTGATACAGCATACAACTACATGAAAGAAGTATCTGAAAATGGCGGAATCGCTTTATTCGTTGGTACTAAAAAACAAGCACAAGAAGCTATCAAAGATGAAGCAACTCGTGCTGGACAATACTTTGTAAACCACCGTTGGTTAGGTGGAACATTGACAAACTGGGATACTATCCAAAAACGTATCAAACGTTTGAAAGCAATCAATAAAATGGAAGAAGACGGAACTTTTGATGTCCTTCCTAAAAAAGAAGTAGGGATCTTGATCAAACAACGTGACCGTCTTGAAAAATTCTTAGGTGGTATCCAAGATATGCCAAGAATTCCAGATGTAATGTTCGTTGTTGACCCTCGCAAAGAACGTATCGCAATCCAAGAAGCACACAAATTAAACATTCCAGTAGTAGCAATGGTTGATACTAACTGTGATCCAGATGAAATCGATGTTATCATCCCATCAAACGATGACGCTATCCGCGCTGTTAAATTGATTACTTCAAAAATGGCTGATGCTATGATCGAAGGAAATCAAGGTGAAGATGAAGTTGTTGAAGAAACATTCACACCTGAAGCACCTGTAGCTTCTGAAACTGCTTCAATTGAAGAAATTGTTGAAGCTGTTGAAGGAAAAAACGCTGAATAATTAAATTAGCAACACTATACAAGGCTGTCTCGAGTAGGGAGAAGTGAAAAGCGACTTTTTGCGAAGCGGCGTCATTTCTTTCTTGACGGGTCAGTCTTTTTTTGTGAAATTTTATCTAAAAAAGAATAATGTAATTTATTAGGAGGAAATATAGAATGGCAAAAGTATCAGCTCAACTAGTTAAACAATTACGCGACATGACTGGCGTAGGAATGATGGACGCTAAAAAGGCATTAGTTGCTGTTGATGGAGACATCGACGCTGCAGTAGATCATTTAAGAGAAACAGGAGTAGCAAAAGCTGCTAAAAAAGCTGACCGTATTGCTGCTGAAGGTCTAGCTGGCGTATACGTAAACGGAAATGTTGGTTCTATTACAGAAATCAACTCAGAAACTGACTTTGTTTCTAAGAATGTACAATTCCAAAAATTAGTTAAAGATGTAACTGAAGCAGTTGCTGAAGGAAATCCAGAAACAGTTGAAGACGTTAAATCTCTTAAAGCAGGAGACGGTACGGTAGAAACTGAAATATTAGCAGCAGTAACTAAAATCGGTGAAAAAATCGAATTACGTCGTTTTTCACGTGTTGAAAAAACTGACGCAGACGCTTTTGGAGCTTACATCCACATGGGCGGACGCATTGCTGTATTAGTCGTTCTGGAAGGAACAACTGATGAAGATGCTGCTCGTGATGTTGCTATGCATATTGCAGCTAGCAATCCAAGATACGTTTCTAGTGATCAAGTTTCTCAAGAAGAAATCGACCATGAAACAAAAATCTTAACTGAACAAGCTTTAAATGAAGGTAAACCAGCTAATATTGTTGAAAAAATGATCAAAGGCCGTATGAACAAATATTTAGCAGAAATTAGTTTAGTAGATCAACCATTTGTTAAAGATCCAGATCAAACAGTTGGTCAATATATTGAATCAAAAGGCGCTGTAGTTAAATCGTTTGTACGTTTTGAAGTTGGCGAAGGAATTGAAAAACGAGAAGAAAACTTTGCTGAAGAAGTTATGAATCAAGTTAAAAAATAGAAGATTCATAGAAAAAGGAACGCAACAATTGCGTTCCTTTTTTTCTAGCGATTTTATTGGTTCTACGTTAAATGGTATGGATACTTCAAAATGAAATTTCTTCTGGGATGATCAGGTTTGTTTGCCTAGAGCACTTTCTTTAAAGTTGTAATCAACCCTATTCTTCAAAAAAATTGGGTGAGTAATTGGATCAAAACTATCAGCACTAAAAATTATAGACCCTTTTTATTAGAATCGGTCAGTTTTGAAAGCTAATTAATTGGTGAGATAGATGTGCAGTCCAGAAAGATTTCCACTTAGCAATTTCAATTAATAGAACCAGTACAAGGTCTATCTTTTAATGAAGTTTTCGTCAGAGTATGGTAAAATAATAAAAGTGAATGAGCCAATGGAGGGAAATTTAAATGATTGAACCAAAGTATAAACGTATTGTTTTAAAACTAAGTGGTGAAGCCCTAGCAGGTGACACAGGATTTGGAATAAAACCACCAACAATAAAAGAAATTTGTCGAGAAATTAAAGAAGTAAAAGAATTAGGTGTAGAAATTGCTATTGTTGTCGGAGGCGGAAATATTTGGCGCGGTCAAATTGGTTCTGAAATGGGTATGGAACGAGCACAAGCAGACTACATGGGTATGCTAGCTACAGTGATCAATGCTTTGGCATTACAAGATTGTCTTGAAAATGAAGGAGTACCAACGCGAGTACAGACATCAATCGAAATGCGTCAAATCGCTGAACCGTATATCCGTAGAAAAGCAGTGCGTCATTTAGAAAAAGGAAGAGTTGTCATTTTTGCAGGTGGAACGGGAAATCCTTATTTTTCAACAGATACAACATCTGCTTTAAGAGCAGCAGAAATTGATGCTGATGTGATATTAATGGCTAAAAATAATGTTGATGGTATTTATTCAGCAGATCCAAAATTAGATAAAACAGCTACGAAATTTGAAGAATTAACGCATTTAGAAATCATCAATAAAGGTTTGCAAGTGATGGATACGACAGCAAGTTCATTGAGCATGGATAATAATATTCCATTGGTTGTGTTCAATTTAAATGAAACAGGAAATATAAAACGTGTTGCATTAGGTGAAACTATTGGAACAACTGTTAGGGGGAAATAACGATGACAAATACAATTTTACAAACAGCAAAAGAAAAAATGGTTAAAACAGAAGCAGCTTTACAACGTGAATTGGGAATGATTCGTGCAGGCCGTGCCAACGCAGGTCTATTAGACAGAATCAGCGTGGTCTATTATGGAGCGCCTACACCCTTAAAACAATTAGCTCAAATTTCAGTTCCAGAACCTCGTGTTCTAATGATCACACCGTTTGATAAAACATCGATCCCTGATATTGAAAAATCAATTATGCAAAGTGATATCGGAATTAATCCTGCAAATGATGGAAATGTCATTCGCTTAGTAATTCCACAGTTGACTGAAGAACGCCGTAAAGAAATGGCAAAAAAAGTTGGTAAGGAATCTGAAAATGCTAAAGTTTCTGTTCGTAACATTCGTCGCGAAGCTATCGAAGAATTAAAAAAAGCTGAAAAAAATAACGAGATTACTCAAGATGATTTACGTACTCTTGAAGAAGATATACAAAAAATTACTAATGAGAGTGTTAAAAATCTTGATGTTATAGCTACTGAAAAAGAAAAAGAATTATTAGACGTATAATTAAAGGATAAGCAAGTAAAGGATCGGGGCCTATTGTTCTGATCCTTTTTTTGTATTTTTGACTGACTATGCAATAGGATAGTTTGAAAATAAATTAAATTTTTTTATTTGGATCTTTATAACATAGAAGAGCGCTAAGGAGAAAAAGGACAGTTAAAAAGGGTTACTGCCCTTAGATGAGGAGACAATAACCCTTTTCTTATAAAAATCCTTGATTAAGCTTCTTCTTTATTTTCACCCATTAATAAACTAGTTAATTTGGTTACTACAGCAGAAATAATTAAACCGACGATAAACTTTTTGATCATTCTTTTCATTTTTAGTGTCCCCCTTAAATAGCTAGCTACGCACAATTTATTATAGCATTTTTCGTTTTTCGAGCCTAATAAAAGGCTTCTTTTGATTATAAGTGCTAAACAAAGGAATAAAAAGAAATAGTATAAATAAAGTATGGAAATCAAAATTTGTTTATTTCTTAAATATTTACTAAAAAAGTTGTTTCTTAGTAAATTTGATAGGTTTTTATACCCTTTTTTGCTACAATGAATAATGTTGAATTACGAAGTGGAGGGAAATACTTGAAAGGCTTATTTAATAAAAGAAATCAAAAAATAAAAGAAATGACGACTGTTTCTTTTAACATTGATGAAACGATTCCACAACATATCGCGATTATTATGGATGGAAATGGACGCTGGGCTAAAAATAAATTTATGCCTCGAATTGCTGGTCATAAAGAGGGCATGAATACTGTTAAAAAAGTAACCAAAAGAGCAAGTCAGATTGGTGTTAAAGTATTATCACTTTACGCATTTTCGACTGAAAATTGGAAACGACCAGATGATGAAGTGAATTTTTTAATGCAATTACCCGTTGATTTTTTCGATACTTTTGTACCTGAATTGATGGAGCAGAATATTAAAGTACAAGTCATAGGATTTATAGACCAACTTC
This genomic window contains:
- a CDS encoding DEAD/DEAH box helicase, with amino-acid sequence MKWSIPERVIEQGREYVAEKRVLSVNSFLDKKIWSAEVMGSDIFHVELDGSTKEDDFCECLYWKNHGYCKHTVAVELELRDRKISRVMTAENAKQVAVDSPNPGQELTESFTRIFLNENRKKTTVSKQKQSLKLEYRVEIKPMTTALIRSSFDVFALSLKAGIDKMYIVKDLPLFLESFIKKETIELKSGQEINFKDISIEQEDSEILADLYKQHRSIQLISGEHKDAKSLLTNNRYLVLMTALAEETIQKLQDSGNLQFAAKTITYKSMMFVEEKMPFSFDISQKSGTVTLSITSLADSHLKEYDWFVSDNIVFKPSLEQMRAYRPLQQFLQRYDGDNITIESADMPDFTAYVMPLLVKIGNVSIDDQLKESFVQEPLLTSVYFEYHDEAVHATVEFNYKYMILSTDPSKNQLPEEGVQIIRDSEKEMKIINQLTGFDYHRTETNYTKRMVRDDEFYALFTKEIPTLELDATVYVDDLLDSMFLNQIDPETIIDVQKEGSFLDVRFDIKGITPEEVDDVLKSLMEKKAFHKFDNGTILSLESESFKQVSDVLNELRVTKKFQNGGIQLPSYRGLELNEKFSMDEKTKGTVSKKFKNLIHDLNFPEEFEADVPKSLNAELRLYQKTGFQWLKMLSKYGFGGILADDMGLGKTIQVITYMLSEIEEKGQNDPFLIVAPASLIYNWHYEIEKFAPSIESIVISGTAEERMQLIENVKPNQVLITSYPSFRQDVIHYKRFAFSTLILDESQMVKNHNTKTSQALRDLTIKKRFALSGTPIENKIEELWAIFQLIMPGFFPSVKKFKTLPNEQIAKMIRPFVLRRIKKDVLKELPDKIETNLYSQMTKEQKTVYLAYLQRIQESVNSMNGAEFKKNRIEILAGLTRLRQICCDPKLFIDDYEGDSGKLEQLKETVQTARENGRRILIFSQFTSMLAIIEKELAEQKVETFYLSGQTKPKERIEMVNRFNAGEKDVFLISLKAGGTGLNLTGADMVILYDLWWNPAVEEQAAGRAHRIGQKKVVQVLRLIAEGTIEEKIDQLQQEKKALFDQIITEDGSIQKEASQLSEDDIREILNIGM
- the rpsB gene encoding 30S ribosomal protein S2, whose protein sequence is MAVISMKQLLEAGVHFGHQTRRWNPKMKRYIFTERNGIYIIDLQKTVKLADTAYNYMKEVSENGGIALFVGTKKQAQEAIKDEATRAGQYFVNHRWLGGTLTNWDTIQKRIKRLKAINKMEEDGTFDVLPKKEVGILIKQRDRLEKFLGGIQDMPRIPDVMFVVDPRKERIAIQEAHKLNIPVVAMVDTNCDPDEIDVIIPSNDDAIRAVKLITSKMADAMIEGNQGEDEVVEETFTPEAPVASETASIEEIVEAVEGKNAE
- the tsf gene encoding translation elongation factor Ts, encoding MAKVSAQLVKQLRDMTGVGMMDAKKALVAVDGDIDAAVDHLRETGVAKAAKKADRIAAEGLAGVYVNGNVGSITEINSETDFVSKNVQFQKLVKDVTEAVAEGNPETVEDVKSLKAGDGTVETEILAAVTKIGEKIELRRFSRVEKTDADAFGAYIHMGGRIAVLVVLEGTTDEDAARDVAMHIAASNPRYVSSDQVSQEEIDHETKILTEQALNEGKPANIVEKMIKGRMNKYLAEISLVDQPFVKDPDQTVGQYIESKGAVVKSFVRFEVGEGIEKREENFAEEVMNQVKK
- the pyrH gene encoding UMP kinase, whose amino-acid sequence is MIEPKYKRIVLKLSGEALAGDTGFGIKPPTIKEICREIKEVKELGVEIAIVVGGGNIWRGQIGSEMGMERAQADYMGMLATVINALALQDCLENEGVPTRVQTSIEMRQIAEPYIRRKAVRHLEKGRVVIFAGGTGNPYFSTDTTSALRAAEIDADVILMAKNNVDGIYSADPKLDKTATKFEELTHLEIINKGLQVMDTTASSLSMDNNIPLVVFNLNETGNIKRVALGETIGTTVRGK
- the frr gene encoding ribosome recycling factor, which encodes MTNTILQTAKEKMVKTEAALQRELGMIRAGRANAGLLDRISVVYYGAPTPLKQLAQISVPEPRVLMITPFDKTSIPDIEKSIMQSDIGINPANDGNVIRLVIPQLTEERRKEMAKKVGKESENAKVSVRNIRREAIEELKKAEKNNEITQDDLRTLEEDIQKITNESVKNLDVIATEKEKELLDV
- a CDS encoding DUF896 family protein, with product MLPKEQIERINALANKSKTKGLTIQEQVEQKKLRDAYIEAFRGGMKKTIEGVKIVDEEGTDVTPEKLKEIQKNKGLHGR
- a CDS encoding lysophospholipid acyltransferase family protein produces the protein MFYKILRGTLRFLLAILNGNAHYENRNKLPTDTSYILVAPHRTWIDPVYLAIAASPKQFTFMAKKELFQNPILSWFIRHANAFPVDRANPGPSAIKTPVKILKNGHLSLMIFPTGTRHSNEIKGGAATIAKLSGVPIVPAVYQGPTKLGGILKRKKVTIRFGDPINIDPKIKLSKENLALIDKQIQQAFDQLDLEIDPSFKYDYPNMK
- the tkt gene encoding transketolase encodes the protein MIFLFDNVDQLAVNTIRTLSMDGIQKANSGHPGLPMGAAPMAYTLWTKQLKVNPKSSKWFDRDRFVLSAGHGSMLLYSLLHLAGYDVKIDDLKQFRQWNSKTPGHPEVNHTDGVEATTGPLGQGIANAVGMAMAEAHLAATYNKKGHSIVDHHTYALCGDGDLMEGVSAEAASLAAHLGLGKLVVLYDSNDISLDGPTSKSFTENVGKRFEAYGWQHILVKDGNDLDEINTAIEAAKTETEKPTLIEVKTIIGFGAPNAGTHKVHGAPLGAEGIEAAKKAYGWEGEDFFVPTEVADRFKETMIEKGAKAEEEWKAAFEAYRTDYPALAEQFELALSNELPADWDAELPSYDVEDNALASRVTGSQALNAIAKKVPYFWGGSADLSSSNNTMIADVKDFKAGQYEGRNIWYGVREFGMAAAMNGIVLHGGTRTYAGTFFVFTDYLRAAVRLAAISNLPVTYVFTHDSVAVGEDGPTHEPVEQLSSLRGMPNLSIIRPADGNEVVAAWELAVTSNDHPTMLVLSRQNLPVLPGTKTGARTNVAKGAYVISAQAGEKPEGILLASGSEVALAIEAQKALKESGQDVSVVSVPSFDLFEKQDPAYKESVLPKEIRKRVSIEMGATFGWERYVGLDGATIGIDKYGASAPGATVIKNYGFTVENVVETFNNL
- a CDS encoding YneF family protein, yielding MNLGLAIFLIILALVGGAVGGFFIARRYMMDYFKKNPPVDENMLRMLMMQMGQKPSEKKIKQMMSSMKTQTTKTNKKK